The Lycium barbarum isolate Lr01 chromosome 9, ASM1917538v2, whole genome shotgun sequence genome has a segment encoding these proteins:
- the LOC132610518 gene encoding uncharacterized protein At1g03900: protein MSFEEEDEESFEHTLLVVREVSVFKIPPRPTSGGYKCGEWLQSDKIWTGRVRVVSCKERCEIRLEDPNTGELFAACFVGPGQRESSVESVLDSSRYFVLKIEDGRGKHAFVGLGFNERNEAFDFNVALSDHEKYVKREIEKDVGDGEAGDDNHIDIHPAVNHRLKEGETIRINVKNKPSSGTGMLSAVGLAAGTTGAVKKTPALAPPPSGGNKIRSPLPPPPNDPAIARKTSTTPSIALKGSKESTRNSTDPLSDLSQIERSLPSTTGSGSSKTTAAGWAAF, encoded by the exons ATGTCGTTCGAGGAGGAGGATGAAGAATCGTTTGAGCACACGCTCCTCGTAGTGCGTGAGGTATCCGTTTTCAAAATCCCTCCACGTCCAACTAGCGGGGGTTACAAATGCGGTGAATGGTTACAATCCGATAAGATCTGGACGGGTCGGGTCCGGGTCGTATCCTGCAAAGAGCGTTGCGAGATCCGATTGGAGGATCCGAATACCGGAGAGCTATTCGCGGCGTGTTTTGTGGGGCCCGGACAGAGAGAGAGCTCGGTTGAATCGGTGCTCGACTCGTCGAG GTACTTCGTGTTGAAGATCGAGGATGGGAGAGGGAAGCATGCGTTTGTAGGGTTAGGGTTTAATGAAAGGAATGAGGCGTTTGATTTTAATGTGGCGTTATCTGATCATGAGAAGTATGTGAAGAGAGAGATTGAGAAGGATGTTGGAGATGGTGAGGCTGGTGACGATAATCACATTGATATTCATCCTGCTGTTAATCACCGATTAAAG GAAGGTGAAACAATCCGGATAAATGTGAAGAACAAACCATCTAGTGGGACAGGCATGCTTTCAGCTGTGGGATTGGCAGCAGGAACAACAGGAGCTGTGAAAAAAACCCCAGCCCTTGCGCCTCCACCTAGTGGAGGTAACAAGATCAGGTCTCCTCTTCCACCCCCTCCGAATGATCCAGCCATTGCTCGAAAGACTTCTACTACTCCCAGTATTGCTCTCAAGGGGTCAAAGGAAAGTACTAGGAATTCCACCGATCCGCTTTCAGATCTCTCTCAAATCGAG AGAAGCCTTCCTTCTACCACTGGATCTGGATCAAGTAAAACTACAGCAGCTGGATGGGCAGCATTTTAA